One Flavobacterium sp. 90 DNA segment encodes these proteins:
- a CDS encoding acyl carrier protein — MSTIEQLHGVFARAFEIPVEAVNDQLEYQAIAEWDSMSHLVLVEELESTYNISIEMEDILEMGSVAKIKDILKKYGFEIN, encoded by the coding sequence ATGAGTACAATAGAACAATTACACGGAGTATTTGCAAGAGCTTTTGAAATTCCTGTTGAAGCAGTAAACGACCAATTAGAATATCAGGCTATTGCCGAATGGGATTCTATGAGTCATTTAGTTTTGGTAGAAGAACTCGAAAGCACTTATAATATCTCTATCGAAATGGAAGATATTCTGGAAATGGGAAGTGTAGCAAAAATAAAAGATATCCTTAAAAAATACGGATTCGAAATTAATTAG